A stretch of the Microscilla marina ATCC 23134 genome encodes the following:
- a CDS encoding DUF2256 domain-containing protein, whose amino-acid sequence MKKQHLPVKDCKVCGRPFTWRKKWAKVWDEVKYCSQRCRSNRGSK is encoded by the coding sequence ATGAAAAAGCAACATCTACCTGTAAAAGATTGTAAAGTATGCGGCAGGCCGTTTACCTGGCGCAAAAAATGGGCTAAGGTATGGGATGAGGTCAAGTATTGTAGCCAACGTTGTCGGTCTAACCGGGGCAGTAAGTAG
- a CDS encoding cryptochrome/photolyase family protein — MHTANIVFPHQLFAQSPLPLRQHPVYIVEEWLFFRQYPFHQQKIAFHRASMRFYAHYLETKGCEVHYISSQDELSDIRKLVVYLGTCSK; from the coding sequence ATGCATACAGCCAATATTGTTTTCCCTCATCAATTGTTTGCCCAAAGCCCCTTGCCTCTGCGCCAACACCCAGTATACATAGTAGAAGAGTGGCTGTTTTTTCGGCAATACCCATTTCACCAACAAAAAATAGCTTTCCATAGAGCCAGCATGCGGTTTTATGCCCATTATTTAGAGACTAAAGGTTGCGAGGTGCACTACATTTCTTCTCAGGATGAATTGTCAGACATTCGCAAGTTAGTTGTGTACTTAGGAACATGTTCAAAATAA
- a CDS encoding cryptochrome/photolyase family protein — MRSCSLKSQGVQSIQCIEVADNWLEKRIRTTSAEQNIEVCFLASPLFLNTLTDLEAFFQTKKKKFFQTKFYIEERKKRRILVEEDLTPVGGKWSFDTENRKKYPRKKVPPPIRFPATNPFYEEAKRYTKQHFGTHPGWLGDTPLYATNFADAEAWLQAFLTERLAEFGTYEDAIVQEEVILNHSVLTPMLNVGLLTPRQVIDNTLAFSQAQQVPLNSLEGFVRQIIGWREFIRGVYQYKGTEERTKNYWGFTRKIPPSFYEGTTGITPVDVTIKKVLKTGYCHHIERLMVLGNFMVLCEFDPDEVYRWFMELFVDAYDWVMVPNVYGMSQFADGGLMSTKPYISGSNYLMKMSNYKKSDWQATWDALFWRFMHTHRSFFQQNPRLGMLVKSFDKMDEAKQQQLLSTAEGFLGKLSTEAELNIPNE; from the coding sequence TTGCGATCATGTTCCTTAAAGTCTCAGGGTGTACAAAGCATTCAGTGTATAGAGGTTGCTGACAACTGGCTTGAGAAAAGAATAAGGACTACTTCTGCAGAACAAAACATAGAAGTTTGCTTTCTTGCCAGCCCGCTTTTTTTAAATACCCTGACGGACTTAGAGGCTTTTTTTCAAACCAAGAAGAAGAAGTTTTTTCAAACCAAGTTTTATATTGAAGAACGCAAAAAGCGTAGAATCCTGGTAGAAGAAGACCTGACCCCGGTGGGTGGTAAGTGGAGCTTTGACACTGAAAACCGTAAAAAATACCCTCGCAAAAAAGTACCACCACCTATCCGGTTTCCTGCTACCAACCCCTTTTATGAAGAAGCCAAACGTTATACCAAACAACACTTTGGCACCCACCCTGGCTGGCTTGGAGACACCCCTTTGTATGCCACCAACTTTGCCGATGCTGAGGCTTGGCTTCAGGCGTTTTTAACGGAACGACTTGCCGAGTTTGGTACTTACGAAGATGCCATTGTTCAAGAAGAAGTAATTTTGAATCATAGCGTGTTGACGCCTATGCTCAATGTGGGCTTGCTTACTCCCCGGCAAGTAATAGACAACACCTTAGCGTTTAGCCAGGCCCAACAGGTGCCCCTAAATTCTTTAGAAGGTTTTGTGCGGCAAATTATTGGCTGGCGAGAGTTTATCAGAGGAGTATACCAATACAAAGGTACCGAAGAACGCACCAAAAACTATTGGGGCTTTACCCGCAAAATACCTCCTTCGTTTTATGAAGGAACCACAGGAATAACCCCAGTAGATGTGACCATTAAAAAAGTACTGAAAACGGGGTACTGCCACCACATAGAGCGATTGATGGTGTTGGGCAATTTTATGGTATTGTGCGAGTTTGATCCTGATGAAGTGTATCGTTGGTTTATGGAGTTGTTTGTTGATGCCTACGACTGGGTAATGGTACCCAATGTATACGGTATGAGCCAGTTTGCCGACGGAGGGCTAATGTCTACCAAGCCCTATATCAGTGGGAGTAACTATTTAATGAAAATGAGTAATTATAAAAAAAGCGATTGGCAAGCCACCTGGGATGCCTTATTTTGGCGCTTTATGCACACACACCGCAGTTTTTTTCAACAAAACCCCCGCCTGGGCATGTTGGTGAAAAGCTTTGATAAGATGGACGAAGCAAAACAACAACAGTTATTGAGTACGGCAGAAGGATTCTTGGGTAAATTAAGTACCGAGGCAGAATTAAATATACCTAATGAGTAG
- a CDS encoding YifB family Mg chelatase-like AAA ATPase, which translates to MLAKTYGSAVYGVNAYLITIEVNVSKGTKYFMVGLPDNAVKESQQRIEAAIKYLGYKMPRQKIVINMAPADIRKEGAAYDLPIAMGIMAASGQISPDLLDQYVIMGELSLDGSLRPVKGVLPIAIEARRQGYKGFILPKINAKEAAIVNNLEVIGIESMQEAIDFLEGNSQIKPVESNTREVFFDTLNDYEADFEHVQGQENIKRALEIAAAGGHNVIMIGPPGAGKTMLAKRLPSILPPLTLHEALETTKIHSVAGKMPANSALISVRPFRSPHHTISDVALVGGGGIPQPGEISLSHHGVLFLDELPEFKRTVLEVLRQPLEERQVTISRAKLSVDFPANFMLIASMNPCPCGYYNHPEKECVCGPGVVQRYLNKVSGPLLDRIDLHVEVTPVSFDEMTAMRKSETSAGIRERVIKAREIQTDRFKDQKKIHSNAMMPPAMVKQLCSISPSGKTLLKTAMERLGLSARAYDRILKVSRTIADLAHSEEIKVEHLAEAIQYRSLDRENWAG; encoded by the coding sequence ATGTTAGCCAAAACCTACGGAAGTGCGGTGTATGGTGTCAATGCTTACCTGATCACCATAGAAGTAAACGTAAGTAAGGGAACCAAATACTTTATGGTAGGGCTCCCCGATAATGCAGTAAAAGAAAGCCAACAACGCATAGAAGCCGCCATTAAATACTTGGGTTATAAAATGCCCCGCCAAAAAATAGTGATTAATATGGCGCCCGCTGATATTCGCAAAGAGGGGGCTGCGTATGACTTGCCCATTGCTATGGGAATAATGGCAGCCTCTGGGCAAATCAGCCCTGACTTGTTAGACCAATATGTAATCATGGGTGAGCTCTCGCTCGATGGCAGTTTGCGTCCAGTCAAAGGAGTATTGCCTATAGCTATAGAAGCCCGCCGCCAAGGCTATAAAGGTTTTATTTTACCCAAAATAAATGCTAAAGAAGCCGCCATTGTAAACAACCTGGAGGTAATAGGCATAGAAAGCATGCAGGAGGCAATTGATTTTTTGGAGGGTAATTCTCAGATTAAACCTGTGGAAAGTAACACCCGTGAAGTGTTTTTTGATACGTTGAACGACTACGAGGCAGATTTTGAACACGTACAAGGGCAAGAAAACATCAAACGCGCCCTGGAGATAGCTGCTGCCGGAGGGCACAATGTGATTATGATAGGACCTCCGGGGGCGGGCAAAACGATGCTTGCCAAACGGCTACCGTCTATACTGCCTCCACTTACCCTGCACGAAGCCCTCGAAACCACCAAAATACATTCGGTAGCGGGTAAAATGCCTGCTAACTCGGCACTTATTTCTGTTCGCCCTTTTAGGTCGCCCCACCATACCATCAGCGATGTGGCTTTGGTAGGAGGGGGAGGCATTCCTCAACCGGGCGAAATATCTTTGTCGCACCATGGTGTGCTGTTCTTAGACGAATTGCCTGAGTTTAAGCGTACCGTGCTAGAGGTATTGCGCCAACCTTTGGAAGAACGTCAGGTAACCATTTCGCGGGCAAAGTTGTCGGTAGATTTCCCTGCCAATTTTATGCTGATTGCCAGTATGAACCCTTGTCCTTGTGGCTATTACAACCATCCCGAAAAAGAGTGCGTGTGTGGCCCCGGAGTGGTACAACGCTACCTCAACAAGGTAAGTGGTCCTTTGCTCGACCGTATCGACCTGCACGTAGAGGTAACTCCAGTATCGTTTGACGAAATGACAGCCATGCGCAAGAGCGAAACCAGTGCCGGTATAAGGGAAAGGGTAATAAAGGCACGCGAAATACAAACTGATAGATTTAAAGACCAAAAAAAGATACATTCTAATGCCATGATGCCCCCTGCGATGGTCAAGCAATTGTGCAGCATTAGTCCGTCAGGAAAAACTTTGCTCAAAACGGCGATGGAGCGTTTGGGGCTTTCGGCAAGGGCGTATGACCGTATTTTGAAGGTGTCGCGCACTATTGCCGACCTTGCCCATAGCGAAGAAATAAAGGTAGAACATTTAGCGGAAGCGATTCAATACCGCAGCCTGGATAGGGAGAATTGGGCGGGGTAG
- a CDS encoding DUF695 domain-containing protein → MEEEVQEHWDSYIASYEEGKPGLTTLRMDLIETAPEADYPFALITGFNFGGEREDGFPEERDLQAVHDTSDAIVGFMEQNFDCIHVASFMYDFQRMEYFYLKEKNNVEQGLNKLYESQLPGYECYISIEEDKDWALYQEFLFPTDEIMHHMYDQKVVLHLEEAGDNLLASRRIDHWVFFAHQDDLERFSGEVAKQGFKVEGTSESDDKELPLQVQVWRNDVPELDTIFPVTSGLRQLAEDFNGSYDGWETVVTK, encoded by the coding sequence ATGGAAGAAGAAGTGCAAGAACATTGGGACTCATACATTGCCAGTTATGAAGAAGGCAAGCCAGGGCTCACTACTTTGAGGATGGATTTGATAGAAACTGCGCCAGAGGCAGACTATCCTTTTGCGCTGATTACAGGATTTAATTTTGGAGGCGAACGTGAAGATGGTTTTCCGGAAGAGCGCGACTTGCAGGCAGTGCACGATACCAGTGATGCTATAGTAGGTTTTATGGAGCAAAATTTTGATTGCATTCATGTAGCTTCATTTATGTATGACTTTCAGCGCATGGAGTATTTTTATCTGAAGGAAAAAAATAATGTAGAACAAGGGCTCAATAAGTTATACGAAAGCCAACTACCTGGCTATGAGTGCTACATTAGCATAGAAGAAGACAAAGACTGGGCGTTGTACCAAGAGTTTTTGTTTCCTACTGATGAGATTATGCACCACATGTATGACCAAAAAGTAGTGTTGCACCTAGAAGAAGCCGGAGACAATTTGTTAGCTTCCCGAAGAATTGACCATTGGGTGTTTTTTGCCCATCAAGACGATTTGGAACGCTTCTCTGGTGAGGTAGCCAAGCAAGGGTTCAAGGTAGAGGGCACCTCTGAGAGTGACGACAAAGAGCTCCCTTTGCAAGTACAGGTATGGCGCAACGATGTACCCGAGCTAGACACTATATTTCCGGTAACTTCTGGCTTACGCCAACTTGCCGAAGATTTTAATGGATCGTATGATGGTTGGGAAACCGTGGTAACCAAATAA
- a CDS encoding VOC family protein, whose translation MQKFIHYLYFVVVGLAACQSPPKDRSIVVAFDVYCEMVANDAKPMSLHYPMEKAVLDEWWKEFVLVAKRYPVQLYRETDFPVTLLFPAKLTKGKTVVLIYRGKRLEQYQQLKADLKRYKGNDLAVREAFARRLGRLLGYSPQGVNMLLSKNADYRNLAFLGVTQQVTHLYYENVTEALQFYTHTLGLAKADSTKFWISADAAIELHPLNEHHPKGQTKSTAVAFLTDQLPDWYAHLQVNKVPIKYTYKPQEGGAHDGFVAIDPGGYLLEFEQFKQHPENELLMAVLAQAPRKTTRINQLNFYGAITWTYHQDLLKMQRFYEETLGYRLVADQGWTKIYQTSPTGFIGLVDEQRGMEDYADAKAIEIAWTVKNKAGFEAYAQQRLQSHQYQNKVFKGPEKYVYRLDYAK comes from the coding sequence ATGCAAAAGTTTATACATTACCTATACTTTGTAGTGGTTGGTTTGGCAGCTTGTCAAAGCCCACCCAAAGACCGAAGCATTGTGGTTGCGTTTGATGTTTATTGCGAAATGGTAGCCAACGATGCCAAACCTATGAGCCTTCATTACCCAATGGAAAAGGCAGTACTGGATGAGTGGTGGAAAGAGTTTGTATTGGTGGCCAAACGATACCCAGTACAGCTTTATCGCGAAACAGACTTTCCGGTAACGCTGCTTTTTCCGGCAAAGTTGACCAAAGGCAAGACAGTGGTGTTGATTTATAGAGGTAAGAGACTGGAGCAATATCAACAACTAAAAGCTGACCTGAAACGCTATAAAGGCAATGATCTGGCAGTTAGGGAAGCTTTTGCCCGACGTTTGGGGCGTTTGTTGGGCTATAGCCCTCAGGGAGTGAATATGTTATTGAGTAAAAACGCTGACTATCGCAACCTGGCTTTTTTGGGGGTAACCCAGCAAGTAACCCACCTATATTATGAAAATGTGACCGAAGCCCTGCAGTTTTATACCCATACTTTAGGCTTGGCCAAAGCAGATTCGACAAAGTTTTGGATAAGCGCTGATGCTGCCATTGAACTACACCCACTGAACGAACACCACCCCAAAGGGCAAACCAAATCTACGGCAGTAGCCTTTCTGACGGATCAATTGCCGGACTGGTACGCCCACCTACAGGTCAACAAAGTACCCATCAAGTATACTTACAAACCCCAGGAGGGAGGTGCTCATGATGGTTTTGTGGCTATAGACCCTGGGGGATATTTGCTGGAGTTTGAACAGTTTAAACAACACCCCGAAAACGAATTGCTGATGGCAGTACTTGCCCAGGCTCCCCGCAAAACAACTCGCATCAATCAATTAAATTTTTATGGAGCCATCACCTGGACTTACCACCAAGACTTGCTCAAAATGCAGCGTTTTTATGAAGAAACTCTGGGGTATCGTTTGGTAGCCGACCAAGGCTGGACAAAAATTTATCAGACTTCGCCCACTGGTTTTATTGGTTTGGTAGACGAGCAACGGGGAATGGAAGATTATGCCGATGCTAAAGCAATAGAGATAGCCTGGACAGTCAAAAACAAAGCTGGCTTTGAGGCTTACGCCCAACAACGTTTGCAAAGCCATCAGTACCAAAACAAGGTTTTTAAAGGGCCGGAAAAATATGTTTATAGGCTTGACTATGCCAAGTAG
- a CDS encoding sterol desaturase family protein, with protein sequence MQSTFQSVFDQIAPFFLPIVFTLIIVELLLLWVGKKIKLKKESWVSLLCYSLGSLPYFLFFAVLQLKIMFWLYENARLLTLGNEWYVWVLAFVCFDFVWWVVHFAAHKVRFFWCIHGVHHTPKEMNMSVSIRGSVFDFVQYIHLMIWLPLLGFHPYIIFIMNGLSRIYAVFTHLNERHLKHTPLLDKFLITPSLHRVHHSSNHLYIDTNFANTLSIWDRIFKTYQSEVAQVKPVFGVMDKDLNTESVLSSQFDLWKSLIKDIKATPKIIDKIKYLVMPPGWHPQNKGKTAKTYRDSALKTLDTADKVKVEL encoded by the coding sequence ATGCAATCAACATTTCAATCTGTCTTCGACCAAATTGCCCCCTTTTTCTTGCCCATTGTTTTTACCCTTATTATAGTAGAATTGCTCCTGCTTTGGGTAGGCAAAAAAATAAAGCTAAAAAAAGAAAGTTGGGTAAGTCTGCTTTGTTATTCACTGGGAAGCTTGCCCTATTTTTTGTTTTTTGCTGTGTTGCAGCTCAAAATAATGTTTTGGCTTTATGAAAATGCCCGACTACTTACCTTGGGCAATGAATGGTATGTGTGGGTACTTGCTTTTGTCTGTTTCGACTTTGTCTGGTGGGTAGTTCATTTTGCGGCACACAAAGTGCGGTTTTTTTGGTGCATTCATGGGGTACACCATACTCCCAAAGAAATGAACATGAGTGTATCTATCAGGGGCTCGGTGTTTGACTTTGTGCAATACATTCACTTGATGATCTGGCTGCCTTTGTTGGGTTTTCACCCTTACATTATTTTTATAATGAATGGTTTATCGCGTATTTATGCCGTGTTTACCCATTTAAACGAGCGGCACCTCAAACATACCCCTTTGCTTGACAAATTTCTGATCACTCCTTCGTTGCACAGGGTACACCATTCGAGCAATCACCTCTATATCGATACCAATTTTGCCAATACATTGTCGATATGGGATAGAATATTTAAGACCTACCAAAGCGAAGTAGCCCAGGTAAAGCCAGTTTTTGGGGTCATGGACAAAGACCTGAACACAGAAAGTGTTTTGAGTAGTCAGTTTGATTTATGGAAATCGTTGATCAAAGACATAAAAGCCACTCCAAAAATTATTGACAAAATAAAGTATTTGGTAATGCCTCCTGGCTGGCATCCACAAAACAAAGGGAAAACTGCCAAAACTTATAGAGACAGTGCCCTGAAAACACTTGATACTGCCGATAAAGTCAAGGTGGAGCTTTGA
- a CDS encoding DUF4249 domain-containing protein — protein sequence MRKILNKLIYSVLAFTVFASCTKIIEVDLNSAAPQLVIEGEVTDRAEPYRVKVSRTGDYMGNEVPPKVSGAMVTISDGKRTYTLQENTEQSGTYQTNAFVGTPGATYVLKVIVGETTYSAQSTMPNELLDFKVEQTAYFEGDASKGAGYYLQMYATDPQDEVNFYQWRFTINDTIRDKPEDLAVADDAWIQENIEGFQAPYALKPNDKVSFSMLAIPKATYEYYRALDELLFNDGGMFSPPPANPTGNVSGALGVFSAVSIKTKHLVIAEQ from the coding sequence ATGAGAAAAATACTTAATAAATTGATATATAGTGTATTGGCATTCACGGTTTTTGCCAGCTGCACCAAAATAATTGAAGTAGATTTGAACAGTGCCGCCCCCCAGCTGGTGATTGAGGGGGAGGTAACCGACCGTGCTGAGCCTTACCGGGTAAAGGTGAGTCGCACGGGAGACTATATGGGCAACGAAGTGCCACCCAAAGTAAGTGGGGCAATGGTAACCATCAGCGATGGCAAGCGTACTTATACGCTGCAGGAAAATACTGAACAGTCCGGCACTTATCAAACCAATGCTTTTGTGGGCACGCCAGGAGCTACTTATGTACTAAAGGTAATTGTGGGTGAAACCACCTATAGCGCCCAAAGTACTATGCCCAACGAGTTGCTGGATTTTAAGGTAGAGCAAACCGCTTACTTTGAGGGAGATGCGTCGAAAGGTGCAGGATATTATTTGCAAATGTACGCAACTGACCCGCAAGATGAGGTAAATTTTTATCAATGGCGCTTTACCATCAACGATACCATTCGTGACAAGCCCGAAGATTTGGCAGTGGCAGATGATGCCTGGATTCAAGAGAATATTGAGGGTTTTCAAGCACCTTATGCGCTCAAACCCAACGACAAGGTAAGTTTTTCGATGCTTGCCATCCCCAAGGCTACTTATGAATATTACCGGGCACTCGATGAGCTTTTGTTTAACGACGGAGGCATGTTTAGTCCGCCACCTGCCAACCCTACAGGCAATGTAAGTGGTGCCTTGGGCGTATTCAGTGCGGTATCTATCAAAACCAAGCATTTGGTCATTGCAGAGCAATAG
- a CDS encoding TonB-dependent receptor, producing the protein MNNLKFLLLLATWIGGIVGNQAHAQSRKVTLSGYLKDAQTGEGLIGATVFVKELASGTVTNTYGFYSLSLPKGKYTVSFSYIGYVAQTQKVNLQTQQTLHVELAEEVAQTDEVVITAEKLDKNVQSMQMSVQKISAKQIKSIPTFGGESDIIKVLQMTPGIQSVGEGTTGLFVRGGSADQNLILLDQAPVYNASHLMGFFSVFNSDAIKDVEVYKGGMPARYGGRLSSVVDIKMNEGNSKQFSGSGGIGLISSRLTLEGPIAKDKASFVVSGRRTYADMFLRLSNDKEIKDNRLYFYDLNAKTNVKLGENDRLFLSGYFGQDVLSVGNNFGFSWGNATSTLRWNHVFNSRLFMSTTLLYSRFNYSLFVNEGVQNFEWTSQLQNVSGKFDFSYFVAPELQVDFGYHNIYHTFSPGKLEPKGTSIFKKLEVPQKYALEQAGYISIDHKLTPALSLQYGLRFSAFSNIGKDRIFTYTKDAQGNSVATDTTHYGSGELYHTQMGFEPRIGARLLLNARSSVKVSYNRTRQYIHLASNSSAGFPSDVWVPSDPNIKPQIADQVGVGYFRNFHDNMYEFSVEGYYKWMQNQIDFRDNANLLLNEAISQELRPGEGWASGVELMLRKNKGNTTGWVSYTLSKTERKAAGINNGNPYAPRHDRRHSFNLIVNHEFSPRLSLALNFTYATGASVTMPAGRYIIDNKTVPYYTERNGYRMPAYHRMDLSLTWKRPQKRLFGKKFQGEWNLSIYNAYARKNPFSIQFRENENNPGKTQAEMTYLFGIMPSISYNFKF; encoded by the coding sequence ATGAACAACTTAAAGTTTTTATTATTGCTGGCTACTTGGATAGGGGGCATTGTAGGAAACCAGGCACATGCCCAAAGCCGCAAAGTAACCCTGAGTGGCTATCTCAAAGACGCCCAAACTGGTGAAGGTTTGATCGGTGCCACTGTTTTTGTAAAAGAACTGGCTTCGGGGACGGTAACCAATACCTACGGGTTTTATTCGTTGAGCCTGCCCAAGGGCAAATACACGGTGAGTTTTTCGTACATAGGCTATGTTGCCCAAACCCAAAAAGTAAACCTGCAAACCCAACAAACCCTCCACGTGGAACTTGCCGAAGAAGTAGCACAAACCGACGAGGTGGTGATTACTGCCGAAAAGCTGGACAAAAATGTGCAAAGCATGCAAATGAGTGTACAAAAAATCAGCGCCAAGCAAATAAAATCTATCCCTACTTTTGGTGGTGAGTCCGACATTATCAAAGTACTGCAAATGACCCCAGGCATTCAGAGCGTGGGCGAAGGTACTACGGGGTTGTTTGTACGGGGAGGTTCTGCCGACCAAAACCTCATTTTACTCGACCAAGCACCTGTATACAATGCTTCGCACCTGATGGGTTTTTTCTCGGTTTTTAATTCAGATGCCATCAAAGATGTAGAAGTATACAAAGGTGGGATGCCTGCCCGCTACGGAGGGCGGTTGTCTTCGGTGGTAGACATTAAAATGAACGAGGGCAACTCCAAACAGTTTTCGGGTTCGGGAGGCATAGGATTGATTTCCAGTCGCCTGACTTTGGAAGGTCCCATTGCCAAAGACAAAGCCTCGTTTGTGGTATCGGGCAGGCGCACTTATGCCGATATGTTTTTGCGGTTGTCAAACGATAAGGAAATCAAGGACAACCGTTTGTATTTTTATGACCTCAACGCCAAAACCAATGTAAAACTGGGTGAAAACGATCGCTTGTTTCTTTCTGGATACTTTGGGCAAGACGTGCTAAGTGTAGGCAATAACTTTGGGTTTTCGTGGGGCAATGCTACCTCTACTTTGCGCTGGAACCACGTGTTTAACTCACGCTTGTTTATGAGCACCACTTTGTTGTACAGTCGTTTTAACTATTCGTTGTTTGTAAACGAAGGGGTACAAAATTTTGAGTGGACGTCGCAACTACAAAATGTGAGTGGCAAATTCGATTTTTCTTATTTTGTTGCACCAGAGCTACAGGTAGATTTTGGTTACCACAATATTTATCACACGTTTTCGCCAGGTAAACTAGAACCAAAGGGAACGTCTATTTTCAAAAAACTGGAAGTGCCTCAAAAATACGCCCTGGAGCAAGCAGGTTATATCAGCATCGACCATAAGCTCACCCCAGCTTTGTCGTTGCAATACGGCTTAAGGTTTTCGGCTTTTTCTAATATAGGCAAAGACCGCATCTTTACTTACACCAAAGACGCTCAAGGCAATTCGGTGGCAACCGATACCACCCACTATGGCAGTGGCGAACTATACCATACTCAAATGGGGTTTGAACCGCGCATAGGTGCCCGGCTTTTGCTCAATGCCCGCAGTTCGGTCAAGGTGTCTTATAACCGTACCCGCCAGTACATTCATTTAGCCTCTAACAGTTCGGCAGGATTTCCGTCTGATGTATGGGTTCCGAGCGACCCGAACATCAAGCCTCAGATTGCCGATCAGGTAGGTGTAGGCTATTTTAGAAACTTCCACGACAATATGTATGAGTTTTCGGTAGAGGGGTATTACAAATGGATGCAAAACCAAATAGACTTTAGAGACAATGCCAACCTATTGCTCAACGAAGCCATTTCGCAAGAGCTACGCCCTGGCGAAGGTTGGGCAAGCGGGGTGGAACTCATGCTACGTAAAAACAAGGGGAACACTACGGGTTGGGTGAGTTATACCTTATCGAAAACAGAACGTAAAGCAGCTGGAATAAACAATGGCAATCCGTATGCCCCACGCCACGACCGCCGTCATAGCTTTAACTTGATTGTAAACCACGAGTTTAGCCCACGTTTGAGCCTGGCGCTTAATTTTACTTATGCTACGGGTGCCTCGGTAACAATGCCCGCAGGGCGCTACATAATCGACAATAAAACGGTGCCTTATTATACCGAACGCAACGGTTATCGTATGCCTGCCTATCACCGTATGGACTTATCACTTACCTGGAAACGCCCCCAAAAGCGGTTGTTTGGCAAGAAGTTTCAAGGCGAATGGAACCTGTCTATATACAATGCGTATGCCCGCAAAAACCCGTTTTCTATCCAGTTTAGAGAAAACGAAAACAACCCTGGCAAAACTCAGGCAGAGATGACTTACCTCTTTGGCATTATGCCTTCGATATCTTATAATTTTAAGTTTTAA
- a CDS encoding glycine-rich domain-containing protein: MNELLWNKIVAFDFDNPPAEYSFTLRLAKENNWTKNFTTEAILEYKKFMYLAATSQGMVSPSKIVDIVWHQHLIFTQSYCSFCQILGKNVQHIPSTHDKKDFQKFQEAASRTKHLYTQTFGKQPKAFWTYDDMFGSLNLRKSTVNLSSFIFLGILGILAFILPFRALMEPIYLSIEGADFIWVFIAAVLFIFMILEAYNQQALSKIIKKADKDAFIYQLKPSEVIYLKTQNIVKVINGFVSKLIGLGAIHIGFDYKMKLNHKSHDNSQEQTQIVSVLEGLGETHYPSIWPVLATKPVFANTTQAMDELKKYITNSIGFRVVFYINFVLLSLLTLLGVGRIITGLYTEKPVTFLVVLTAVVVYFSVMYLYRLCRLIFTSTVSNLYKKMLTQQPSKEQRASWKWDYFLRGDVALDTAFMSISGYIDKNSNGGTTCGTSCGSSCGGGCGGGCGGCGG, encoded by the coding sequence ATGAATGAATTACTTTGGAACAAAATCGTTGCATTCGATTTTGACAACCCACCTGCCGAATACAGTTTTACACTTAGGCTGGCAAAAGAAAATAACTGGACTAAAAACTTTACCACTGAAGCAATCTTAGAGTACAAAAAGTTTATGTACCTGGCAGCTACTTCGCAAGGTATGGTGTCCCCTTCAAAGATCGTAGACATTGTCTGGCATCAACACCTTATTTTCACCCAATCTTACTGCAGTTTTTGTCAAATATTAGGCAAAAACGTCCAACACATTCCTTCTACACACGACAAAAAAGATTTTCAGAAATTTCAAGAAGCCGCCAGTCGTACCAAACACCTTTATACCCAAACTTTTGGCAAACAACCCAAAGCCTTTTGGACCTATGACGATATGTTTGGTAGCTTGAACCTACGCAAGTCAACCGTGAATTTATCGTCTTTTATATTTTTGGGCATACTGGGTATTTTGGCGTTTATTCTACCTTTTAGGGCATTGATGGAGCCTATTTACCTCAGCATTGAAGGGGCTGACTTTATATGGGTCTTTATAGCTGCAGTGTTATTTATCTTTATGATTCTGGAAGCATACAACCAACAAGCACTTAGCAAAATCATAAAAAAAGCGGACAAAGATGCGTTTATTTATCAACTGAAGCCCTCAGAAGTGATTTACCTCAAAACCCAAAACATAGTAAAAGTAATCAATGGTTTTGTAAGCAAATTGATAGGTCTTGGAGCCATTCATATTGGCTTTGATTACAAAATGAAATTGAACCACAAGTCACACGATAACTCACAGGAACAAACGCAAATAGTAAGTGTATTGGAAGGTTTAGGTGAAACACATTATCCTTCTATTTGGCCAGTACTTGCTACCAAGCCAGTATTTGCCAATACTACACAGGCAATGGATGAACTAAAAAAGTATATTACAAATAGTATCGGGTTTAGGGTCGTGTTTTATATCAACTTTGTTCTACTTTCGCTATTGACTCTGTTGGGGGTAGGTAGAATCATTACTGGATTATACACAGAAAAACCAGTTACATTTTTGGTAGTGTTGACTGCTGTCGTTGTTTACTTTAGTGTAATGTATCTTTACCGACTTTGCCGCTTGATTTTCACAAGTACGGTCAGTAATTTGTATAAAAAAATGTTAACCCAACAACCCAGCAAAGAACAGAGGGCATCTTGGAAGTGGGACTACTTTTTAAGGGGAGATGTGGCGTTAGATACTGCTTTTATGTCTATTTCAGGCTATATAGACAAAAACAGCAACGGAGGCACGACCTGTGGTACTTCGTGCGGCAGTTCTTGCGGAGGAGGTTGTGGCGGAGGCTGTGGTGGTTGCGGTGGGTGA